The following coding sequences are from one Amphiprion ocellaris isolate individual 3 ecotype Okinawa chromosome 19, ASM2253959v1, whole genome shotgun sequence window:
- the hspb9 gene encoding heat shock protein beta-9, with protein MMSQHAALTSLFGDDPFFSQEQLLWPLRHDALSSLQQDFFSRRVKLADSLLRELHDGPQLLKLRPLPLISSTLARLTDEKEQEREICSTELHKDAQQVPKTNSDLLVTLDARGYAPGDITVKLEGRSLAVVAMKQAGAEESQSCSSASSSASFCSSASSQMGFAQKIDLPAHLDLSGLSCSLMDDGQLRIHAPMAQQPISEDRQVPIRFRTSLEFPIKKDGAESEPTD; from the exons ATGATGTCCCAGCATGCAGCTTTGACCAGCCTGTTCGGCGATGACCCTTTCTTCAGCCAAGAGCAGCTGCTGTGGCCTCTGCGTCATGACGCTCTTTCCTCTCTGCAGCAAGACTTCTTCAGCCGGAGAGTAAAGCTGGCCGACAGCCTCCTGAGGGAGCTCCACGATGGGCCCCAGCTGCTCAAACTCAGACCGCTGCCCCTCATTTCCTCAACGCTGGCCAG GCTGACCGACGAAaaggagcaggagagagagatcTGCAGCACAGAGTTGCACAAGGACGCCCAGCAGGTCCCCAAAACCAACAGCGACCTCCTGGTGACCTTAGATGCCCGCGGCTACGCCCCAGGTGACATCACCGTGAAGCTGGAGGGGCGGAGCCTGGCGGTGGTGGCCATGAAGCAGGCCGGAGCAGAGGAGAGCCAGTCCTGCTCCTCGGCCTCCTCCAGCGCCTCCTTCTGCTCCTCGGCGTCCTCTCAGATGGGCTTCGCTCAGAAGATCGACCTGCCTGCTCACCTGGACCTGTCCGGCCTCTCCTGCTCCCTCATGGATGACGGACAGCTACGCATTCACGCCCCCATGGCccagcagccaatcagcgaGGACCGCCAGGTGCCCATTCGCTTCAGGACATCGCTGGAATTTCCCATCAAAAAGGACGGAGCAGAGTCAGAACCCACAGACTGA